A single genomic interval of Bacteroidota bacterium harbors:
- the metG gene encoding methionine--tRNA ligase — protein MKDYKRHLITAALPYANGPVHIGHLAGVYIPADIYARYLRLKGKEAIYVCGSDEHGVPITIKARNENKTPQEIVDRYHKINKESFEKFGISFDIYSRTSSKIHHKTSADIFKKLHTDNKFIEKTTEQYFDEEANQFLADRYITGTCPHCQNEEAYGDQCEKCGTSLSPNDLINPKSAISGSKPVKKETKHWYLPLDQYSDFLEKWILEDHKEWKPNVYGQCKSWIKDIGLESRAVTRDLDWGVPVPVEGADGKVLYVWFDAPIGYISNTIEWAEKNGKDWKKYWQDDETRLVHFIGKDNIVFHCIIFPIILKSHGDFILTDNVPANEFLNLEGDKISTSKNWAVWLHEYLEDFQDKEDVLRYVLTANAPETKDNDFTWKDFQARNNNELVAILGNFVNRALVLTHKYFDGILPEISEITEYDKSILQEIPAIKTKVEENLENFKIREALKEAMSLARLGNKYLADTEPWKIFKTDVDRVKTILNISLQISANLSMLLEPFLPKSAKKLADFLAFEKTDWENIGSEILLSPGHKINKAKLLFAKIEDKEVEVQIEKLLATKKQNIVNSCEANPQKESIAYDDFMKMDIRTGTIISAEKVKKTKKLLKLEVDTGIDRRTMISGIAEYHKPEDIIGKQVSILVNLEARKIRGVESQGMILMAENADGELVFVSPAKNVSNGSEVK, from the coding sequence ATGAAAGATTATAAACGGCATTTAATTACAGCAGCTTTACCATATGCAAACGGGCCTGTTCATATTGGGCATCTTGCAGGAGTATATATTCCGGCCGATATCTACGCAAGATATCTGCGATTGAAAGGAAAGGAAGCAATCTATGTTTGCGGCTCCGACGAACATGGCGTTCCTATTACTATAAAAGCAAGAAACGAAAACAAAACCCCTCAGGAAATCGTTGACCGCTACCATAAAATAAACAAAGAGTCGTTCGAGAAATTCGGAATTTCCTTCGATATTTATTCACGAACAAGCTCCAAAATTCATCATAAAACCTCTGCCGACATTTTCAAAAAACTACATACCGACAACAAGTTTATTGAAAAAACAACAGAGCAATATTTCGACGAAGAAGCAAATCAATTTCTTGCCGATCGCTATATTACCGGAACCTGTCCGCATTGCCAAAACGAAGAAGCATATGGCGACCAATGCGAGAAATGCGGGACATCCTTAAGCCCGAACGATTTAATAAATCCGAAATCGGCAATCAGCGGAAGCAAACCAGTGAAAAAAGAAACAAAGCACTGGTATTTACCTTTAGACCAATATTCCGATTTTCTGGAAAAGTGGATTTTAGAAGACCACAAAGAGTGGAAACCAAATGTTTACGGGCAGTGCAAATCCTGGATTAAAGACATAGGTTTGGAGTCGCGGGCAGTTACACGCGACCTCGATTGGGGAGTTCCTGTGCCTGTGGAAGGTGCCGATGGAAAAGTCCTGTACGTGTGGTTCGATGCTCCGATAGGTTATATTTCGAATACAATTGAGTGGGCTGAAAAAAATGGAAAAGACTGGAAAAAATATTGGCAAGACGACGAAACCAGACTGGTACATTTTATAGGGAAAGACAATATAGTTTTTCATTGCATAATTTTTCCAATAATTTTGAAAAGTCATGGCGATTTTATTCTTACCGATAATGTTCCGGCAAACGAATTTCTGAATCTCGAGGGTGATAAAATTTCCACATCGAAAAACTGGGCAGTCTGGCTACACGAATATCTCGAAGATTTTCAAGACAAAGAAGATGTGCTGCGTTATGTGCTCACAGCAAACGCCCCCGAAACTAAAGACAACGATTTCACCTGGAAAGATTTTCAGGCCAGAAACAACAACGAACTGGTAGCTATTCTTGGAAATTTTGTGAACCGAGCTTTGGTTTTGACTCATAAATATTTTGATGGAATATTGCCTGAAATTTCTGAAATAACTGAATACGACAAAAGCATTCTTCAGGAAATTCCTGCAATAAAAACTAAAGTTGAAGAGAATCTCGAAAATTTCAAAATTCGCGAAGCTTTGAAAGAAGCAATGAGTTTAGCAAGATTGGGGAATAAATATCTTGCCGACACCGAACCATGGAAAATTTTTAAAACAGATGTCGATAGAGTAAAAACTATATTAAATATCTCATTACAAATTTCGGCAAATCTGTCAATGTTGTTAGAACCATTTTTGCCAAAGTCGGCCAAAAAACTTGCAGATTTTCTTGCATTTGAAAAAACCGATTGGGAAAATATTGGAAGCGAAATTCTACTAAGTCCGGGGCATAAAATTAACAAAGCAAAACTACTATTTGCAAAAATTGAAGACAAAGAGGTTGAAGTTCAAATTGAAAAATTGCTTGCCACAAAAAAGCAAAACATTGTGAACAGTTGTGAAGCTAATCCACAAAAAGAATCAATTGCTTACGACGATTTCATGAAAATGGATATTCGCACAGGAACAATTATAAGTGCCGAAAAAGTGAAAAAAACCAAAAAACTTTTGAAACTCGAAGTTGATACCGGCATTGACCGGCGAACAATGATTTCAGGAATAGCCGAATATCACAAACCTGAAGATATTATTGGCAAGCAGGTTAGCATTTTGGTGAATCTTGAAGCAAGAAAAATTCGTGGTGTCGAATCGCAAGGCATGATTCTTATGGCTGAAAATGCTGATGGTGAGCTGGTTTTTGTTTCACCGGCGAAGAATGTTTCGAATGGTTCGGAGGTGAAATAA
- a CDS encoding bile acid:sodium symporter family protein, translated as MYESFINSLNELDGIVLNFSSDGLLFMNITIAFIMFGVALEIKIENFRRILSNPKSAIIGILSQFLLLPAVTFLLVWLIQPSSAVALGMILVAACPGGNISNFISSLAKGNIALSVSLTAFATTFSGFLTPFNFVFWGGLYMKFLPLEKPMEIPIFQVFQTVFILLGLPLIGGIWFANRYPKITKRITKTVKIASIIIFIGFIVGALAANFDNFIKYVYLIIPIVLIHNLLALFTGFSVSKLFRLPNIDTKSVTIETGIQNSGLALVLIFNNKIFPAGMGGIAFIAAWWGIWHIISGLLISFFWSKMK; from the coding sequence ATGTATGAATCATTCATAAACTCGCTGAACGAACTCGATGGTATTGTGCTGAATTTCAGTAGCGATGGTTTGCTATTTATGAATATCACAATTGCATTTATAATGTTTGGCGTAGCTTTAGAGATAAAAATTGAAAATTTCAGGCGAATCTTGTCAAATCCAAAAAGTGCAATTATTGGAATTTTGTCTCAATTTTTGTTATTGCCTGCTGTAACTTTCCTTCTGGTTTGGCTAATTCAACCATCGTCGGCAGTTGCTCTTGGGATGATTCTTGTAGCAGCTTGTCCGGGAGGGAATATTTCAAATTTCATAAGTTCGCTGGCAAAAGGAAATATTGCACTTTCGGTTAGTTTAACAGCTTTTGCAACAACATTTTCGGGTTTTTTAACTCCCTTTAATTTTGTTTTTTGGGGTGGGCTTTACATGAAATTTTTACCTTTAGAGAAGCCAATGGAAATTCCTATTTTTCAGGTTTTTCAGACTGTTTTCATTTTGCTCGGTCTTCCATTAATTGGCGGAATCTGGTTTGCAAATAGATATCCGAAAATAACTAAACGTATTACTAAAACTGTGAAAATTGCATCAATAATTATTTTCATTGGATTTATTGTGGGTGCACTTGCTGCAAATTTCGATAATTTCATAAAATATGTTTATTTAATAATCCCGATTGTGTTGATACATAATTTGTTGGCACTTTTCACCGGATTCTCAGTGAGCAAATTGTTTCGTTTGCCAAATATTGATACAAAATCAGTTACCATAGAAACAGGAATTCAAAATTCGGGATTGGCCTTGGTACTAATTTTTAATAATAAAATATTTCCTGCTGGAATGGGAGGAATAGCTTTTATTGCTGCCTGGTGGGGAATTTGGCATATAATAAGCGGATTGTTAATTTCGTTTTTTTGGTCTAAAATGAAATGA
- a CDS encoding DUF1295 domain-containing protein, whose translation MALIEEFDKTGNWLFRRRSYLPLFLYVFATIVLFIEQKEFLEFTNIYWILACYAVSVLGLIIRILVVGYTPKATSGRNTKKQVANEINTKGIYSVVRHPLYLGNFFMWLGIIIYVGNGWFIAVCILLFWLYYERIMFAEEMFVRSKFSKEYEKWSENTPAFFPKFRKWDKTDLNFSIKNVLKREYGGFFATIISFAYIDFLKNYLIYDKFYLDFLWMIFLIAGFVIFIVLRTLKKSTKVLDVSGR comes from the coding sequence ATGGCGTTGATTGAAGAATTTGACAAAACGGGGAATTGGCTTTTCAGAAGGCGTAGTTATTTGCCTCTATTTTTATATGTTTTTGCAACGATAGTTTTATTCATAGAGCAAAAAGAATTTTTGGAATTTACGAATATCTATTGGATTTTGGCATGTTATGCAGTTTCTGTTTTGGGTCTTATAATTAGGATTTTAGTTGTAGGATACACTCCAAAAGCAACTTCGGGTAGAAATACAAAAAAGCAAGTTGCAAACGAAATCAACACAAAAGGTATTTATTCGGTGGTTAGGCATCCATTATATCTTGGCAATTTTTTCATGTGGCTTGGTATTATTATTTATGTTGGAAATGGGTGGTTTATAGCTGTTTGTATCTTGCTTTTTTGGTTATATTACGAAAGAATTATGTTTGCTGAAGAAATGTTTGTTCGCAGCAAGTTTAGCAAAGAATATGAGAAATGGTCGGAAAATACTCCTGCATTTTTTCCAAAATTCAGAAAATGGGATAAAACCGATTTAAATTTTTCTATAAAAAATGTTTTGAAGCGCGAATATGGAGGTTTTTTTGCCACCATAATCTCCTTTGCCTATATCGACTTTTTAAAAAACTATTTAATCTATGATAAGTTTTATCTCGATTTTTTGTGGATGATTTTTCTAATTGCAGGTTTTGTAATTTTTATTGTTCTAAGAACTTTAAAAAAATCGACTAAAGTTTTGGATGTTTCAGGAAGATAA